The genomic segment NNNNNNNNNNNNNNNNNNNNNNNNNNNNNNNNNNNNNNNNNNNNNNNNNNNNNNNNNNNNNNNNNNNNNNNNNNNNNNNNNNNNNNNNNNNNNNNNNNNNNNNNNNNNNNNNNNNNNNNNNNNNNNNNNNNNNNNNNNNNNNNNNNNNNNNNNNNNNNNNNNNNNNNNNNNNNNNNNNNNNNNNNNNNNNNNNNNNNNNNNNNNNNNNNNNNNNNNNNNNNNNNNNNNNNNNNNNNNNNNNNNNNNNNNNNNNNNNNNNNNNNNNNNNNNNNNNNNNNNNNNNNNNNNNNNNNNNNNNNNNNNNNNNNNNNNNNNNNNNNNNNNNNNNNNNNNNNNNNNNNNNNNNNNNNNNNNNNNNNNNNNNNNNNNNNNNNNNNNNNNNNNNNNNNNNNNNNNNNNNNNNNNNNNNNNNNNNNNNNNNNNNNNNNNNNNNNNNNNNNNNNNNNNNNNNNNNNNNNNNNNNNNNNNNNNNNNNNNNNNNNNNNNNNNNNNNNNNNNNNNNNNNNNNNNNNNNNNNNNNNNNNNNNNNNNNNNNNNNNNNNNNNNNNNNNNNNNNNNNNNNNNNNNNNNNNNNNNNNNNNNNNNNNNNNNNNNNNNNNNNNNNNNNNNNNNNNNNNNNNNNNNNNNNNNNNNNNNNNNNNNNNNNNNNNNNNNNNNNNNNNNNNNNNNNNNNNNNNNNNNNNNNNNNNNNNNNNNNNNNNNNNNNNNNNNNNNNNNNNNNNNNNNNNNNNNNNNNNNNNNNNNNNNNNNNNNNNNNNNNNNNNNNNNNNNNNNNNNNNNNNNNNNNNNNNNNNNNNNNNNNNNNNNNNNNNNNNNNNNNNNNNNNNNNNNNNNNNNNNNNNNNNNNNNNNNNNNNNNNNNNNNNNNNNNNNNNNNNNNNNNNNNNNNNNNNNNNNNNNNNNNNTTTTTACTTTGAAGGTGGTGGAGTGAGGAAAGGAATGTTGAAAGGAAAGTTAAAGGGAATGTTGCTGGGAATAATAGGGAAGCTGACCTGTGGAATGTTTGGGATTGTGGGCTGCACTGGGTTGGGCAATGAAGGTATCTGTGTGCTCGGCATTGGTGGCAACCCGGTGGGCTGTGGTAGAGTTGGTTGTGGCTGTGGTAGCGTTTGTTGTCCTGGAGTTGGTAGAGAAGGAAGCGGCGGCATAGTGGTTTTGGGCAGAGGTGGGACTGTTAAAGCTGGAGGCTGAGTCGCTGGTGTTGACTGGAGAAGGTGACGATGAGCAGATAGGCCTGTGAAGAAGCTTGTGAATGCAAGTGCAATGACTAGAGATGTTACAAAGGAGTTCTTGAGAGGAGCCATGGTGCTAATACTACTACT from the Camelina sativa cultivar DH55 chromosome 12, Cs, whole genome shotgun sequence genome contains:
- the LOC104729353 gene encoding cornifin alpha-like, with the protein product MAPLKNSFVTSLVIALAFTSFFTGLSAHRHLLQSTPATQPPALTVPPLPKTTMPPLPSLPTPGQQTLPQPQPTLPQPTGLPPMPSTQIPSLPNPVQPTIPNIPQVSFPIIPSNIPFNFPFNIPFLTPPPSK